In the genome of Flavobacteriaceae bacterium YJPT1-3, the window GTTCTTTAATGCTTGCGTTGAGCTCTCCTGAATGGTGGGTCCATCGGCCAGGGGGTCACTAAAGGGCAATCCGATTTCTACCATATCGACTCCGCTCTCCTGGAGTTGTTTTAAGACCGGTACGGTATCTTCCAACTGGGGATAGCCGGCCGTAAAATAGATAGACAAGAGCTTTTGGTCTTCCGCTAATTTTTGATTGATTCGGTTCATCTTATAAGTTAAAGTAATCGATATACGTATTTAGATCTTTGTCGCCACGTCCCGAGAGGTTGATCACCACCACCTCGTCCGCCTCAAATTTTCGGTCTTCAAAAATGGCCAACGCATGGCTGGTCTCGATCGCGGGAATGATCCCTTCCAGTTTACTGAGCATCAATCCGGCTTGCATGGCCGCTACATCAGTAATGGAAATAAACTCCCCCCGACCGCTTCTGAATAAATGGGCATGCATGGGTCCAACGCCCGGGTAATCCAGTCCGGCAGAGATGGAATAAGGCTCTGTGATTTGTCCGTCTTCCGTTTGCATCAACAGCGTTTTGCTGCCATGAATGATCCCTTCCTTGCCCAGGGCAGAGGTAGCGGCGCTTTCACCGGTAGCGATGCCCTTTCCGGCCGCTTCTACGGCGATGATGCCTACTTCAGGCTGATCTAAAAAGTGATAGTAGAGTCCGGCAGCATTACTGCCCCCGCCTACACAGGCCACCACATAATCCGGATTCTCCCGTCCTTCTACCTCAAGCAATTGCTTTTTGGTTTCAGCAGAGATGACGGCCTGGAAACGGGCCACCATATCCGGGTAGGGATGTGGGCCCACTACAGAACCAATAATGTAATGGGTGTCGACCGGATTATTGATCCAGTCGCGTATGGCTTCATTGGTCGCATCTTTGAGCGTTCGACTACCGGACATGGCCGGGCGCACGGTGGCCCCCAGCATTTTCATGCGGGCCACATTGGGAGCCTGGCGTTCAATATCGACAGCACCCATATAGACCACGCATTCCATGCCCATAAGCGCGCAGACTGTGGCTGTCGCCACTCCATGTTGACCGGCACCGGTCTCCGCAATGATCCGATTTTTTCCCAACTTCTTGGCCATCAAGATCTGACCAATGGTGTTATTAACTTTATGCGCTCCCGTATGGCAAAGGTCTTCCCGTTTGAGGTAGATCTTTGTGCCGTATTTTTCACTCATCCGTTTTGCAAAATAGAGCGGGGTAGGCCTACCTACATAGTCCTTCAGTAGGGCTTGAAATTCTTTTTGAAAAGAATCGCTCTCCATGATGTCGATGTACTGCGTTCGCAATTCCTCCACATTGGGATACAACATCTCCGGGATATAGGCACCTCCAAAATCGCCGTAATAACCGCGATCGTCGGCTTGATAAGAAAGGGTTTTAGTACTCATGTTCTCGTTCTTTTAATTTTTTTTGAAAGTTTTTTAGGGGTTCTATCGCTTTAAGACCGGGCGCCGATTCAAAGCGGCTGTTCACATCGATGACGGCGATGGGAAGCTCGGAGGCTAAAAGATCTTCAATGGCCGGCCATTGTTCCAGTCCGATCCCACCGCTCAACACAATAGGGGTAGTGGAGCTGTAGCCTCGCAGGACGCTCCAGTCAAATACTAGACCAGTACCCCCCGGTTGCTGTCCCTTGGTGTCGAATAAAAAAGCATCGACCAGGCCTTCATAAGGCTGTAGCCGATCGAAATCAAATTGATCGCGGATGGAAAAGACTTTCCAAATCTGAATATCTTCCGGGAGTTGCTGCCGAAGGCCTTGAACGAAATCCGCTGATTCCGCTCCGTGTAATTGAATGACATGGAGGTTCAGGGACGTGTATTGGTCAAGAATGAATGCTGGGCTGGCATCTACAAAAACACCTACCCGTTGAATACCGTCCGGAAGTGCAGGTAGGGATCGGGTGAAATTACGGGGAGACTTCTCATAAAAAATAAAACCCAGATAATCCGGACGCAAGGAAGCAACCTCCACTACATTCTCACCCATTCCGCATATTTTGAGTTTTGGAATCACGCCGAAGTCATATCAAGTTGTTGAATGAACGTTTGGGCTGCTGCTCCCGGGTCCTCTGTTTTCATAAAATTCTCACCGATCAAAAATCCTTGATATCCGTAGCCTTGCAATTCTTGAATCGCCTGTACGGAGCTGATTCCACTTTCGGAAACCTTGACGAAGTCATCCGGTATTTGTTCAGCCAGACTTTTACTGATGTCCAGGCTCACTTCAAAGGTTTTTAGGTTTCTATTATTCACGCCCAGCATATCGACAGCGGGAATTTTACTTTTTTCAAGCTCTTCTTGATTGTGCACTTCGCAGAGCACATCCAGACCAAGCCGCATGGCAAACTCAGCGTATTCTTTGATCTGCTTTCGCGAAAGCGTGGCCGCGATTAAGAGGATCACATCGGCTCCGTAGGCTTTGGCTTCCAGAATTTGATAGGGGTCTACAATAAAGTCCTTGCGCAATAAGGGTAGACCACAGGCTGCCCGAGCCAGCAGGAGGTCATCCAGAGCACCTCCAAAATATTTGACATCGGTCAATACGGACATGCCAGACACTCCGGCCTGTTCGTAACCACTGGCCACGTCCTGAACATTGAGTTTTTGATTGATGACTGCTTTGCTGGGGGAACGGCGCTTGTGTTCTGCGATGATTCCCGTATTGGAGCCACGGAGCAGGCCAGCCAAAGATGGGGATTCCCGATCGCAGAGCATCGACTGATCCAGCTGCGTCATGGGAATGAGCGATTTGCGCAATTCCACTTCCTTGATTTTATCGGCTACTATAGTGTCGAGTATGTTCATGAGGCCTGCAATTTACTGAGCTTTTGTAAGGTATTCAGGGCTTGAAGTGCTTTCCCTTGCTGCAGCGATCGCTGCGCTTTTTGAAACCCTTGCTGCACATTGCATCCGGTGGCCGTGGCGATGGCCATGCCCGCATTCGCGCAAACCACATGTTCTTGGGCTTCACTCCCTTCACCGCGAATCACTTGCATAAAGATCTGAGCCGCTTCTTCCACGGTCTCCCCCCCGTAAATTTGATCCTGACGGATGGTTGATACACCGAAATCTTTCGGATGGAGCATGGCTTCCCGCTGATTGGAGATGGTCTTGGTAGCACCGGTAAGCGAGATTTCGTCGTAACCGTCCAAAGCATGCAAAATGGTAAAATTCTTATCTCCCTTTTGATAGAGATAGCCGTACATGCGCGCCAATTCGAGATTGAACACGCCGACCAATTGATTTTTCGGAAAAGCCGGATTGACCATAGGTCCAAGCATATTGAAAAAGGTCTTGACTCCCAGTTCTCTTCTGATGGGTCCCACATTCTTCATGGCCGGATGGAAGAGTGGAGCATGTAAGACACAGATTCCGCTTTCCGCGATACAGCGTTCCAAGAAATCAGCCTCATTGCTGAAGCGTACGCCCAGGTGTTCCAGAACATTGCTGCTTCCACTTACCGAGGATACCCCATAGTTACCGTGTTTGGCTACCGGGACGCCGGCCCCGGCGGTGATGAAGCTGGCCAGGGTAGAGACGTTAAAGGTATTTTTCCCGTCCCCACCGGTACCACAGAGATCAATGGGTTGGTAGGAGGAGAGATTGACCGAAATGCAGAGATCAAGCAAGGCGTCGCGAAAGCCCTCTAACTCTTCTACCGTAATGCTCCGCATCATGTATACGGTCAGGAATGAAGCGATCTGACTGGCGTTGTATTGGCCTTCAGAAATATTGACCAAGATGCTTCGGGCTTCCTGCTTATCGAGTATTTCGTGATTGATCAGACGATTGAGAATTTCTTTCATGCTTAAGCGCTTATCCAATTTTTTAACATGGTTTTTCCATCAGGAGTGAGCACAGATTCCGGGTGGAACTGAACCCCACGTACGTCGTATTCTTTGTGACGAAGGGCCATGATCTGGCCGGATTCGTCTACAGCCGTCACTTCCAATGATTCCGGAAATCCTTCCGGATCGACCACCCAGGAGTGATAGCGCCCAACCGCTACAGTTTCCTGCAGTCCTTCGAAAAGGGATGGGTCATTTTGGGTGATGCGAATGTTGGTGGCCACCCCGTGAAATACTTCTGTGAGGTTGATCAATGACCCGCCATAAACCTCACCTATGGCTTGTTGCCCGAGGCATACGCCCAAAATGGACTTCTCCTTGCCGTAGCGTTCGATGATGGGCTTGAGTAATCCGGCTTCTTCAGGAATACCCGGCCCCGGGGATAGTAAAATTTTATCGTAGGCGGCAACCTCGTCCAGCTGGAGCTGATCATTGCGTTTAACGGTCACTTCACAATTTAATTCTTCGAGATAATGCACCAGGTTGTAGACAAAACTGTCGTAGTTGTCGATCACCAGGACTTTTATTCTTTGATCGGTTTTCATAAGGCTTCGGCCAGTTCCAGGGCTTTGGTCAAGGCGCCCAATTTGTTATATACTTCTTGTAATTCTTTTTCAGGTTCGCTATCGGTAACGATGCCCGCGCCGGCCTGATAATGCAACTGATGATCTTTACTCAAAAAGGAGCGGATGATGATGGCGTGATTGAAGTTGCCGGTAAAATCCATAAAACCGATGGCCCCTCCGTAAAAATCCCGATTCACCGTTTCATACTGCTCCAGCAGCTGCATCGCACGATGCTTAGGAGCCCCACTAAGAGTGCCTGCCGGAAAGGTATCGGCCACCACCTGCATGGTGGGTGTTTTGGCGTGCTTTTTAGCCGTGACTTTACTGACCAGATGAATCACATGGGAAAAAAATTGTACCTCCCGATAGGTTTCTACAGTGACTTCGCTTCCGTGTCTGGAGAGGTCATTACGGGCCAGATCGACCAGCATGACGTGCTCACTATTCTCCTTAGGATCGGCGCTGAGTTGTTTGGCCAATGATGCGTCCTGCTCATCGTTACCCGTGCGTTTAAAGGTGCCTGCAATGGGATGAATTTCTGCTCGTCCTTCTTTCACGATCAGTTGAGCTTCCGGTGAACTTCCAAAAATTTTAAAATTACCGTAGTCAAAGTAGAAGAGGTACGGGGAAGGGTTTACACTGCGCAGGGCCCGGTAGACATTGAATTCATCTCCGGTAAAATGTTGCGAGAAACGCTTGCTGGGTACGATCTGAAAGACGTCGCCCCTTTGGCAATGCTTTTTACATTGCTCCACCAGCTCTTTAAAGTCGTCGTCAGAAAGATTACTACTGGGCTCACCTTTGCGCTGGAAATTGTATTCCGCAAAATTCTTGGTGGCTAAGATCTGTTCCAATTGGGGGAGATTATTGTCTCCGGTGGTATTGTGACAAAAGAGGTGTACTTCATTATTAAAATGATTGAAGGCGATCACATTTTGATATACAGCATAATACAAATCGGGGATCTGCAAATCACCGTCCTTTTTAGTGAGCTCAATGGCCTCAAAATAGCGTACGGCATCGTAAGCCATATAGCCAAAGAGTCCGTTGTTGACAAAGCGATGGGTCTGAGATTCCGAAGTGAACGCTTTCGCGAAAGCGTCTAAAACAGAAGGAACATCTGTAGTTTCCGTGATCGTGATGGTCTCTGTCTTTCCATCGGGAAACTGCTGTACGATCTGCTCATTAGCGACCTGAATGCTGGCAATTGGATTGCAGCAGAGGTAGCTGAAGGTATTATCGTTAGCTCGGTAGTCACTACTTTCGAGCAATAGGCTGTTCGGGAATTTATCCCTTAAGCGCAGATAGACCGACACCGGAGTGATGGTATCGGCAAGCAGGCGTTTGTGATGTGTTTTTAATACGTACTGCATCTGTGGTTCTTAGCGTTAAAAAGAAAAAGGCTTGTCGTGAAGACAAGCCTTTTTTCATATGTTGAATACAAGGGGTCAGTTCACGACGTTTGACGTTGTGTACTCCACCACCAGGTATTTTTGTTTCCATTACTCATTGGAGTTCAAATATAGGAACGATTTTTAAGTTGCGGAAACATTTCCAGGAATTATTGAAATTTTAGGTTGACGGTCAATTCGAAGTCATCATAGATGGTGTTATCCCCTAAGTTATCGAAGAAACTTCCTGACCCATAGCGTACATTGAATTTGGTACGATCTACTTCGAAAGCAGCAGTAGCAGTGTTCCCGTTCATATTCAATTCAAAGGCGATAGGTTCTGTAGTCCCCTTAATGGTTAGCTCCCCATTGACGTAATAGCCGTTATCCGTCTTTGTACCATTTTTGATGACCAGCGTAGCGGTGGGGTGATTGGCAATACCAAAGAAATCATCAGAGGTCAAATGGCCTTCTAATTTAGCTTTACTGTCTCCTTTTAGGTCAGTCACTTCGAGGGAAGTCATGTCGACGACAAATTTTCCGCCGGTGATCTGATCGCCTTCCATCTCGAGATAGCCTTCAGAGAACTGAAGGGTACCCGTGTGCTTTCCGGTAATTTTTTTTCCAACCCAGTCAATCTGACTGGCTGAGGTGTCAATGGTCTTTTTCATAGTTGTGGTGAATGAGGCAGTGGCCAGTGCCAGTGCCAGGATGAATACTGATTTAATTGTTGTTTTCATGATGTTTCAGTTTTAATAGTTGTATATACAAGAGTTAATTCAAAAAAATTTTAGATTCTCATCTTATTAAGTAGGGCGTTGAGCTGTTCAATCTGCTGTTGATTGAGCCGCTGCACTACCTTTTGCTCGGCTTTCTCTACTTCCAAGTCTACCTGCTTAAGCAACTGCAGTCCCTTGGACGTAATGGTGATCTCGACCTTTCTCCTGTTGGTCGGGCACACGATACGCTCGGTCAACTGCTTGGTGTTCAATTTATCCACCAGACGGGTGGTGTTGCTCATTTTGCTCACCATTCGTTCCTGAATGGTGCTGAGGTTGGCCGGTTTCCCTTGCTGTCCGCGTAAAATACGTAGTACGTTGAATTGCTGCAGGGAGAGATCGAAGGGTTTAAGCGCTTCGGTCAACAGATCACTCGCCCAACTGCTGGTGTAGAGCAGATTGATTGTGGTCTTCCGGGCAGCCGGAAGGGCTTGGGTCTTGATGATCTTTTCAATATTCACTTGTTGCTACAATATTTGTATATACAAATGTATGTAAATTGAAACGTTTGTTCCTAATCTTTAACGATTATTTTTGATTTGGAAAGAGTAGGTGTGTTCAATGAAGACGCTACTATCGGTCTGGAACCCAAGAAAAACCCCTGATTTCTAATAGTTCTGTTAAATGATTTGCATTTTTCAGCTGTCTTTGTAAATTCCACCCGATGAAAAGTGGAGTGATTTTGTTGCTCGTCTTACTGTTGGTAGGATGCAAGCAAGAAAAACAGGAGGGTGACAACCAAGATATAGCTGAAGCTCAAACGAGCTCTTCAGTGCCCATTTACAATTTTGACCAGTTAGAACCCCTCTTACAATTGGATGATGATACCGTGCATGTGGTCAATTTTTGGGCTACTTGGTGTAAACCGTGTATTAAAGAACTTCCGCAGTTCGAGGCTCTAAAATCTTCCTACAATAATCAAGAAGTAGATGTCTTACTGGTCAGCCTCGATTTTAAAGAACAACTTGAATCACAACTCCTTCCTTTCATAAAAAAGAGAAATATTAAAAGTCCGGTAGTTTTTTTAGACGATCCTAAGGGCAATACCTGGATTCCCAAAGTGGATCCGGATTGGTCCGGTGCTATCCCAGCCACCATCATCTATAAAAACGATCGAGCTGTGTTTTTTGAGCGCTCTTTTGAAGAGGGCGAATTAGAGCAAGAAGTTTTAAAATTTATCAACAATGAAAGTACTTAAGATTTTAACTGCGGTAGCAGCACTGGTTGTGATCTCTGCATTTGCCGTGAATACGCTGGAAGTGATCGATCTCGATCCTGGTTACAGCGTAAACGATACCGCCACTGATTTTAGTCTGAAGAATGTAGACGGAACCATGGTTTCCCTCGCTGATTTTGAGGAGGCTGAAGGATTTATTGTCATTTTTACCTGTAATACCTGTCCCTTTGCGGTGGCTAATGAAGACCGCATCATTGCTTTGGACAAGAAGTATAAAGATCAGGGTTACCCCGTCATTGCGATCAACCCCAATAATCCGGAGGTACAACCCGGAGATAGTTTTGCGAAAATGCAAGAACGAGCCAAGGCCAAAGGATTTACTTTTCCCTACTTGTTAGACGAAGGTCAGAAGATCTACCCCAAGTACGGAGCGACGAAAACACCACATGTATACGTGCTGCAAAAAGAGAATGGCAAGCATATCGTCAAGTACATAGGCGCTATTGACGACAGTGTACGTGATGCCAATCAGGTGGAACAACGATTTTTAGAACAGGCTGTAGACGCCTTGATTGCGGGTAAACCGGTACCCACAGCAACGACAAAAGCGATAGGGTGCTCCATCAAGGTATAGCATTTTAACAATCCAAATTAAAGATATAAACCGCGACACCTTCGCGGTTTTTTTGATGGTTTAATTCCTGCTTTTCGTGGGTAAAAGGTTTATTTTTACGGCAAAATTGAAGCGATGAAAGACCTAAGTCAGCAGGAATGGAGTGATGCGGTGTCCAGCAATGCAGAGGCTGTGATTGTAGATGTACGAACGCCGGAGGAAGTAGAAGGTGGATACATCCCGAACGCTATTCATATCGATATCCAGCAGGGTCCCGGATTTTTGGATGAGGTCCAAAAACTGGACGCCGCTAAGCCCACCTACGTCTATTGCCGTTCTGGAGCGCGAAGTACGCAGGCCTGTCAATTGATGGACCAACTGGGATTTGATGAAACCTACAATCTGCAAGGAGGGATACTCGCCTGGCAGGGAGACCTAAAAACCGATTAAAATGAAAAGAATACTGGCAATGCTTTCGCTGTGTTTGATGATGTTTCTTCCGTACGGCTGCGAAGAGGCCAACGCCAAGGGCGTGGTAGAAGTGGTAAGCGCAGAAGAAATGAAGTCCATTACCATGATGGATGAGATCCAACTGATCGATGTGCGTACGGAAGAAGAGTATGAAAGCGGTCATATTGAAGGGGCTGAAAACCTCGTCCTTGACGATAATTTTAGAGAAAAGATTCAGGAACTGGATAAGAGCAAGCCGGTAGCCGTTTACTGTTTAAAGGGTGGGCGAAGCGCTCGTTGCACGGAGATCATGAAGGCGGAAGGATTTACCAAGATCTATGATCTGGAAGGCGGACTTACCACCTGGAAAAAAGCTGATTTGCCGATAGTTAACGAGTAAATAAGCTACTTTCTTTTGATATTAAAATGCCTGTTAATGTTCGTTAACAGGCATTTTTAGTTGACGCTATAATCTTAAATTGACGCTTAAAAGCAACTCATGGCCATAATAGGATCTATCATCAAAGGGGTCATTGATTTGACTGATCAATTGATCCCCGAAGCCAATCCGGTAGAAGAACAGCGTAAAGAGCTTCTAAAACTGTTGGAGCAAGCTCAGGATACGGAATTTGGTAAGCATTATCGATTCAAGCAATTATTGCAGGAGGAGGATCCACGATCCGCTTTCGCGAAAGCGGTACCTTATTTTGATTATCATCAGATGGAAGCCAAATGGTGGCATCGGGTGCACGAAGGCGAAGCGGATATTTGCTGGCCGGGGGTGCCCAATTACTTTGCCCTCAGTTCAGGTACTACGGGCAAGAGCAGTAAACGGATTCCCGTCACCGATGCGATGATCGCTGCCATACGAACAGCCGGGATCAAACAGGTGGGGGCGCTCGCCAATTTTGATCTGGATGCTGAATTCTTTGAGCGGGAATTTATGATGCTTGGCAGTTCCACCGATCTGGACAAGCGGGATGGTTTTCTGGAAGGAGAGATCAGCGGGATCAGTGCGAGTAATATTCCCTTCTGGTTTCGAGGGTACTACAAGCCGGGAGAAGAAATCGCTCAAATTGACGATTGGGATGATCGGGTACAACGCATTGCAGAACGTGCGCCCGACTGGGATATTGGGGCCTTAAGTGGTATTCCCAGTTGGATGGAGCTCATGCTGCAAAAAGTAATTGAATACCACGATCTGAAGCACATTCACGAGATCTGGCCCAATTTGGAGGTATATACTTCAGGCGGAGTGGCTTTTCCCCCTTATGAAAAGAGCTTCAATGAACTTTTGGGTAAACCCATCACCGTGATCGATACCTACCTGGCTTCTGAAGGGTTTATCGCCTTTCAGGCCCGACCGGAAACGGAAGCCATGAAACTGATCACCGACAATGGGATTTATTTTGAATTTGTTCCTTTCGAACCGGAGTATATACTTGAGGATGGCAGTATTCGACAGGACGCTCCGGTGCTGACCTTAGCGGAGGTGAAGAAAGATCAGGATTACATTTTGATCATGTCTACGGTATCCGGAGCCTGGCGCTATCTTATTGGAGATACCATCGCTTTTACCGATACCCAAAGAGCTGAAATCAAAATTACGGGGCGCACCAAATTTTTCTTAAATGTTGTGGGGTCGCAATTATCAGTGAATAAGATGAACAAGGCTGTGCAGGAATTGGAAGAAGACTTTGATATCCCTATTCCTGAGTTTACGCTAGCTGCTAAACGCAATCCAGAGGATGATGAATTTTATCACTATTGGTATTTAGGGACCAACGCTCAAGTAGACGAAGCCAAACTGGCCAAAGCCTTGGATAAGCGCCTACAGCAAGCGAATAAAAATTATAAAGTAGCGCGGACTAAAGCCTTAAAGGGAGTGATCGTCAAGACGGTGGCACCGGAGATTTTTCACGAATGGAGCGGAGCCAATAAAAAGAAAGGAGGCCAGGTCAAAATGGAAAAGGTGATGGATGAAGAAAAATTTGCAGCTTGGGAAGCTTTCGTTAAGGATCATCAGCAGGCTTAGCGAATGTAGGTTGAAGCAAAATAGGCTTCGTTACAGTCGATGAAGCATACCAAGTTTAAACCAATACCTCGTCCAGTTCGTGCTCATTGATCAAATGCATGATCTCTTCCGGTGACAAATACAATTTTCGCATCCTATTTTTGTACTGTTCCGAGATTTTAGCGTGATTCAATATGAAATCCTTCGTTTTTAAGATGTACGCTCCCATGCCGTGAGCTACGGCAAAGGTATCAGCAGCACGCTCCACTTCTTGAATGTGCGCATGGGAATACAAATATTTCAGTCCGAAAACAAGCATAGACCAGCTGCTTCGATGACGGTAATCCATTACGTGTCCCAGCTCATGCCCAAGCCAGCCAATAAGCACGTCGGAGGGGATATCGGTCAGCGTAAAGGACTCCTCTTCAATTTGGACCTTTCGGCTCATCAGAATGATATATCTCCTGTTTTTTCGTGATTTGAAGAAACTCGCCCAGGTGGGTTGCGCCTGCATGGTGGATTTCTTGATCTGATCTTTAAATTGAAAGGTAATGGGGGTATGTTTCAATTGCGGAAAATAGGAAAGCGCTTTTAAAGCTTCCTCTTCGATGACTTTGGGTATGGTCTTGTTCTCTACGTCTTGGATCATGAACAAAAGGTAAGGACTGCATGCCTAATGTCTTGTTAAGGCCCTTATAAAACTGGCTAACAACATCCTTACACTCCCAGATAATTCTGATTATATTTACTCAAAACCGGAATTATGCTACCGAGAAATTATTTCTACATCTCAATCTTTAGTCTGATACTACTAATTCTGACTAGCTGCGGTAAAACGCCTTCCCGCGCTCTGGACAGCGGATTTGTGCATACGGTCTACTTCTGGTTACAGGATCCGGATAACCCGGAGGATCGTCAGGCTTTTGAGGCTTCCTTACTGAAATTTATGGAAGCCAGTGGCCATGTGCAATCCTATATGCTAGGAACTCCACCAACGGCCACCCGTGAGGTCGTGCGCGATGATTTTACCTACAGTCTTACGGTACTCTTTGCTGATGCTGCAGCGCAGCAAGCCTACCAGGATGAAGAGGCGCATTTGCTGTTTATTGATGAATCAGAGTCGCTTTGGAAGAAGGTGGAAGTCAATGACGCTGTATCCTTATCCATTCAGCCCAATGACTAAATCAATCGACAATGGCGAGGATAAAAAAAAGCGGCATTGCGCCGCTTTTTTTAGTTCTGTGGTCGATTCCTAGTAGAATTCAACAGCTCCGGTATGAATATCGTACATGCCGCCTGCAATCTTAATGGCGCCATCTTCTTCCATTTGGGCAAGAACATCACTGCGTTTGCGGATATTATCCATGGTCATCATCACATTTTTTTTCGCTACTTCATTCACAAAATCAATGTTCTTAGACGTGCGCTGACTTTCCTCTTTAGGTTCTTCAACCGCTTCAACCGCAGGCTCGATCTTGTTGATCAGTGCCGTAAGGTTACCCAGGCGTGCGTGATCACAGGCACCTTTAACAGCTCCGCAGCTGGTATGTCCTAAGACCATGACCAACTTAGTTCCGGCCAGCTTACAAGCAAACTCCATGCTTCCTAGTATGTCTTCATTGACAAAGTTTCCGGCGATCCGGATGCTGAAAACATCGCCAATTCCCTGATCGAAGAGTAGTTCTGCAGAGACTCGAGAGTCAATACAGTGTAGAATGGTAGCGAAGGGATATTGCCCTCCACTAGTATCTTTGACCTGTTCCAGCAGATCACGATCTGCTTTTTTATTGGCGACAAAACGTTTATTACCCGCCTTCAAGGCCTCCAGGGCAGAAGTTGGGGTCATTTGGGCTTGTGTTTCTTTAGTATGTGCTTTCATGCTATTATCTTTTTAGTTTAAATTTCTCTTTCTTGGGTCGTAAGGTGAAAAACTCGATAAAACTGTCCGGGTTTTCGACGGTTCCTCGTTCCGAAACCAATTTTATAGTAATGTTTCGATTCTTCGCTTTGAGCTTGAAATCATCAAGGATCTCAATAATATCGTGATCCAGATATCGGGTTTTCCGTACATCGAGTTCGAGATAGGTTCCTTCTTCCAGGCGATCTAACTCTTTTAAAATTGCCCCTTTATTAAAAAAGGTCACTTCTTCAGCCAGTGTCATTTTGACCTTGCCATCGGTTGGGTCTTCATTTTCCTTGTGTAGGAAGTGTGAGTTTTTATAGCTTCTGTACAAAACAATGACGACACCTACAGCCAATCCGAGGGCTAAACCAATGAGTAAGTCTGTGAGCACGATCCCGAGAACGGTCACCATAAAGGGAACGAATTGCATCCAGCCGCCATCCCACATGGCTTTAAACGTAGATGGCTTTGCCAATTTATAACCTACAATAAAAAGTACGGCCGCTAAAACTGAGAGCGGAATCATTTGCAATAGAAAAGGAATGGAAGCCACCGAGATGATCAATAGAAAACCGTGAATGATGGCCGACATTTTAGTGCGACCTCCCGATTGAATATTAGCCGAACTCCGCACAATAACTTGAGTAATGGGCAGGCCTCCAATAAAGCCGGAAATCACATTACCGGCACCTTGCGCCAGTAGCTCCCGATTGGTGGGGGTGACGCGCTTCCGCGGATCCAACTTGTCCGTGGCTTCTACACAGAGCAGGGTCTCCAAACTGGCCACCAGTGCAATGGTAAAGGCCGTAATGAGCACGGGTGAGGTAAAGGCCTGGCTCCAATCCGGGGTGACAAAATTGGTCAGCAAGCCCTCGGTATTACGGTCCTCACTTAGCGAAACTAAGTGCTGTTCCGTAATTCCATAATCAGTGCCCTGCGTGAGTACGTAGTAAATAATACCCACAACAACCGCCACCAGAGGACCTTGTACCAATTCAAAGAATTTACCTTTCTTAGAAAGGACACTGCTCCAGAGGATGAGAATTCCCAGCGCTATAAATCCGATCAGGGTAGGGCCTAAGCTAGGATCTCCTATGGCGTTGATAATTTCTGAAAAAGTATTTTCTCCATCGATCTGGAAAAAGGCAAAATCGCCTTCCGGATCATCGTCGTCTCCT includes:
- a CDS encoding rhodanese-like domain-containing protein, yielding MKRILAMLSLCLMMFLPYGCEEANAKGVVEVVSAEEMKSITMMDEIQLIDVRTEEEYESGHIEGAENLVLDDNFREKIQELDKSKPVAVYCLKGGRSARCTEIMKAEGFTKIYDLEGGLTTWKKADLPIVNE
- a CDS encoding rhodanese-like domain-containing protein encodes the protein MKDLSQQEWSDAVSSNAEAVIVDVRTPEEVEGGYIPNAIHIDIQQGPGFLDEVQKLDAAKPTYVYCRSGARSTQACQLMDQLGFDETYNLQGGILAWQGDLKTD
- a CDS encoding MarR family transcriptional regulator, coding for MNIEKIIKTQALPAARKTTINLLYTSSWASDLLTEALKPFDLSLQQFNVLRILRGQQGKPANLSTIQERMVSKMSNTTRLVDKLNTKQLTERIVCPTNRRKVEITITSKGLQLLKQVDLEVEKAEQKVVQRLNQQQIEQLNALLNKMRI
- a CDS encoding thioredoxin family protein — its product is MKVLKILTAVAALVVISAFAVNTLEVIDLDPGYSVNDTATDFSLKNVDGTMVSLADFEEAEGFIVIFTCNTCPFAVANEDRIIALDKKYKDQGYPVIAINPNNPEVQPGDSFAKMQERAKAKGFTFPYLLDEGQKIYPKYGATKTPHVYVLQKENGKHIVKYIGAIDDSVRDANQVEQRFLEQAVDALIAGKPVPTATTKAIGCSIKV
- a CDS encoding TlpA disulfide reductase family protein — encoded protein: MKSGVILLLVLLLVGCKQEKQEGDNQDIAEAQTSSSVPIYNFDQLEPLLQLDDDTVHVVNFWATWCKPCIKELPQFEALKSSYNNQEVDVLLVSLDFKEQLESQLLPFIKKRNIKSPVVFLDDPKGNTWIPKVDPDWSGAIPATIIYKNDRAVFFERSFEEGELEQEVLKFINNEST
- a CDS encoding anthranilate synthase component I family protein; the protein is MQYVLKTHHKRLLADTITPVSVYLRLRDKFPNSLLLESSDYRANDNTFSYLCCNPIASIQVANEQIVQQFPDGKTETITITETTDVPSVLDAFAKAFTSESQTHRFVNNGLFGYMAYDAVRYFEAIELTKKDGDLQIPDLYYAVYQNVIAFNHFNNEVHLFCHNTTGDNNLPQLEQILATKNFAEYNFQRKGEPSSNLSDDDFKELVEQCKKHCQRGDVFQIVPSKRFSQHFTGDEFNVYRALRSVNPSPYLFYFDYGNFKIFGSSPEAQLIVKEGRAEIHPIAGTFKRTGNDEQDASLAKQLSADPKENSEHVMLVDLARNDLSRHGSEVTVETYREVQFFSHVIHLVSKVTAKKHAKTPTMQVVADTFPAGTLSGAPKHRAMQLLEQYETVNRDFYGGAIGFMDFTGNFNHAIIIRSFLSKDHQLHYQAGAGIVTDSEPEKELQEVYNKLGALTKALELAEAL
- a CDS encoding YceI family protein, which encodes MKTTIKSVFILALALATASFTTTMKKTIDTSASQIDWVGKKITGKHTGTLQFSEGYLEMEGDQITGGKFVVDMTSLEVTDLKGDSKAKLEGHLTSDDFFGIANHPTATLVIKNGTKTDNGYYVNGELTIKGTTEPIAFELNMNGNTATAAFEVDRTKFNVRYGSGSFFDNLGDNTIYDDFELTVNLKFQ